Proteins from a genomic interval of Niabella soli DSM 19437:
- a CDS encoding eCIS core domain-containing protein, protein MRTFVSVSNSDKQAASTNAGRRNSGTGGSMRLPGQHFIQRKCAHCEEEEKKINRKPLPSFIQRKTVSGSGVASSAVSATIAATKGGGSPLSGDAKTFMENRFGTDFSNVKIHTGSNAAQLSGQLNAQAFTVGNDIYFNEGKFAPGSNQGKHLLAHELTHTLQQGEKHTIQRSCSDGKCDSCNGGKKDFWVTYYFRTKASEKVLKYVEDQTKTAAKILANCCLNLKTKSDTSLIAGGGKFDWQDSSKPGEWHYNKSTSDLGTGNTFKDAKGIPIIIADEVPDSGGGITVDKRFDKKYSGKTYAAIAVNETNSSCNSLAHELWHVSSGIVGHDKVHGGIAECSSDTVSDEYCKNMRLIAGA, encoded by the coding sequence ATGAGGACTTTTGTTTCTGTATCCAATTCAGATAAACAAGCTGCATCAACAAACGCAGGAAGGAGAAATAGTGGTACGGGGGGATCAATGCGCCTACCAGGGCAACATTTTATTCAGCGAAAATGCGCCCATTGCGAAGAAGAAGAGAAGAAAATAAACCGGAAGCCGCTTCCCTCTTTTATCCAAAGAAAGACCGTATCCGGTAGTGGTGTGGCAAGTAGTGCAGTTAGTGCAACTATTGCGGCAACAAAAGGCGGCGGCAGCCCGCTTTCCGGAGATGCAAAGACTTTTATGGAAAACAGGTTTGGGACAGATTTCTCAAACGTCAAGATACATACAGGCAGCAATGCTGCGCAACTGTCAGGTCAATTGAATGCTCAGGCATTTACTGTTGGTAATGATATTTATTTTAATGAAGGCAAATTTGCACCTGGATCAAATCAAGGAAAGCATTTGCTGGCCCACGAGTTGACGCACACGTTACAGCAGGGAGAAAAACATACAATACAACGGAGTTGCAGCGATGGAAAATGCGATAGCTGTAATGGGGGTAAAAAAGATTTTTGGGTAACGTATTATTTCAGAACCAAGGCCAGTGAGAAGGTCCTTAAATATGTTGAGGACCAAACTAAGACGGCTGCGAAAATACTGGCAAATTGCTGTCTTAATTTAAAAACAAAATCGGATACCTCTTTAATTGCCGGAGGAGGAAAGTTTGATTGGCAAGACAGCTCAAAGCCAGGTGAATGGCATTACAATAAGTCAACTTCGGACCTGGGGACTGGCAATACATTTAAAGATGCAAAGGGCATCCCGATTATAATAGCAGATGAAGTTCCGGATTCAGGAGGTGGAATTACGGTAGACAAACGGTTTGACAAAAAATATAGCGGAAAAACCTATGCAGCTATTGCTGTAAATGAAACCAATTCGAGTTGCAATTCACTTGCGCACGAGTTATGGCATGTGAGCAGCGGCATCGTAGGGCATGATAAAGTGCATGGAGGGATCGCTGAGTGTAGTTCTGATACGGTTAGTGACGAGTATTGCAAAAATATGCGGCTAATAGCAGGCGCATGA
- a CDS encoding contractile injection system tape measure protein, producing the protein MHLINRLQLELTCADEALAFDFRQHFGAVYQQLVADALEAACTGLAGGDEWLRIDRLELNLGAFFRDSFKRDFETVLTPAFEKELREKIDLIPAEQKKDSELLAQLELWAYFFNKGSLPWWAQNNGTDINSITKELALQRPDQLRQVIYSRAGNQQFWQRIIFQLNAEAKATVVELVEALQQLRLVFSKWMLLLKLPAVMLPGDLGAATDLLVLKCAGNFFRENNGAALLDSFEIALAETLSPRAVQVLDATVVHRSAYLKIYDEGIPAAGILKDGQSATLENVPFPSIAVPVDVVPQYMVYAAGTVLLAPFLTTFFNNLQLLEAGQWKNKEAQYHAVHLLRYLATGLQQAPEYELVLEKIICGLAVEAPVPLEITLTAAECSEAEDLLLSVISHWSALKNTSVQGLQESFLKREGIVKPKEMGWLLQVERKTVDVLTDSIPWGYSIVALPWNEYIIYVEW; encoded by the coding sequence ATGCACCTGATCAACCGCCTTCAATTAGAACTGACCTGCGCCGATGAGGCGTTGGCGTTTGACTTCCGGCAGCATTTCGGCGCTGTTTACCAGCAGTTGGTTGCGGATGCGTTAGAAGCTGCCTGCACCGGGCTGGCGGGTGGCGATGAATGGTTGCGCATAGACCGGCTGGAACTAAACCTGGGCGCGTTTTTCCGGGATAGTTTTAAAAGAGATTTTGAAACGGTGTTAACGCCTGCATTTGAAAAAGAGCTGCGCGAAAAAATAGATCTTATTCCTGCTGAGCAAAAAAAGGATTCAGAACTGCTGGCGCAGTTGGAGCTGTGGGCTTATTTTTTTAATAAAGGAAGCTTGCCCTGGTGGGCACAAAATAACGGTACTGATATCAACAGCATTACAAAGGAGCTGGCCTTGCAGCGGCCGGATCAACTGCGACAGGTGATTTATAGTCGCGCCGGTAACCAACAGTTTTGGCAACGGATTATTTTCCAGTTAAATGCAGAAGCGAAAGCAACGGTAGTGGAGTTGGTGGAAGCGTTGCAACAACTCAGACTGGTTTTTAGTAAATGGATGCTGTTGTTAAAGCTGCCCGCAGTGATGTTGCCAGGTGATCTGGGTGCTGCAACCGATTTGCTGGTTTTGAAATGCGCGGGTAATTTTTTTCGGGAAAACAATGGAGCGGCATTACTGGATAGTTTTGAAATCGCATTGGCTGAAACGCTTTCCCCCAGAGCGGTTCAGGTGTTAGATGCAACAGTTGTCCATCGTTCTGCTTATCTGAAAATATACGACGAAGGGATACCGGCGGCCGGGATCCTGAAAGACGGGCAGTCTGCGACCCTGGAAAATGTCCCGTTCCCTTCAATAGCAGTTCCCGTTGATGTGGTGCCGCAGTATATGGTTTATGCTGCGGGGACCGTTTTACTGGCGCCTTTTCTGACTACTTTTTTTAATAACCTGCAGTTGCTCGAAGCGGGTCAATGGAAAAACAAAGAGGCGCAATATCATGCCGTTCATTTATTGCGATACCTGGCTACAGGACTGCAGCAGGCTCCTGAATATGAATTGGTCTTGGAGAAAATTATCTGCGGACTGGCGGTTGAAGCACCGGTACCGCTTGAGATAACCTTGACTGCTGCGGAATGCAGCGAGGCGGAAGACCTGCTTTTGTCGGTGATCAGTCATTGGTCTGCTTTAAAAAATACTTCAGTGCAGGGATTGCAGGAGTCCTTTTTAAAACGGGAGGGCATCGTAAAGCCAAAGGAAATGGGTTGGTTACTGCAGGTAGAACGTAAAACGGTAGATGTGTTAACCGACAGCATCCCGTGGGGGTATTCAATAGTGGCGCTTCCCTGGAATGAATATATTATTTATGTAGAATGGTAA
- a CDS encoding ATP-binding protein: MEFEQTITPRPDETAALLNRNAESLVREINWFVQCANNRLTQYFPNETVTEKPTLPVEEKTPGWWNRLLHSKPDAPLLLPEQTAAAAIVEGTPPDLTNDNSVYGEFVKYYSLSPDERMVLMLALIPHVQPAVLDVFLSVNKNTSRGYTEFGGLKANRHSGFLPTVETALFLLAGSDLDRRFRLNTLFGPDHFFSAHNILHIDGSGQSESFNDSQLTISDEYIDFFTTGTLRKPQFGTDFPAKRLVTALEWKDLVVDDYTSRQLDELRIWLQHGQTLFEDWGMAKKLKPGYKALFHGAPGTGKTLTASLLGKLFNLDVYRIDLSMVVSKYIGETEKNLEKIFKKAENKNWILFFDEADALFGKRTNVSDAHDRYANQEIAYLLTRLEDYPGLVILASNMRQNVDEAFTRRLQSIIHFQKPQAGERLRIWTNAFSSQCMPPGNEELERIARQYELSGGSIMNVVQYASLMALNRNDKTVTTEDILTGIRKELKKDGKTL, translated from the coding sequence ATGGAGTTTGAACAAACGATAACACCCCGGCCGGATGAAACCGCAGCGCTGCTGAATCGGAATGCGGAAAGCCTGGTCCGGGAAATTAACTGGTTTGTGCAATGCGCAAATAACCGGCTAACGCAATATTTTCCAAACGAGACAGTGACAGAAAAACCAACACTGCCGGTGGAAGAAAAAACTCCCGGCTGGTGGAACCGGCTGCTCCATTCCAAACCGGATGCGCCCTTATTGCTGCCGGAACAAACGGCTGCAGCCGCTATTGTGGAGGGTACGCCACCAGATCTTACCAATGATAATTCGGTATATGGTGAATTTGTAAAGTATTACAGTTTGTCGCCCGATGAACGCATGGTACTTATGTTGGCGCTGATTCCCCATGTACAGCCTGCAGTGCTGGATGTATTTTTATCGGTCAATAAAAATACATCCAGGGGTTATACAGAATTTGGCGGATTAAAAGCGAACCGCCACAGCGGGTTCCTGCCAACGGTAGAAACGGCTTTGTTCCTTTTGGCCGGATCCGATCTGGACCGGCGTTTCCGCCTCAACACGCTGTTTGGTCCGGATCATTTTTTCTCGGCACATAATATTTTACATATTGATGGTTCCGGTCAGTCCGAGTCGTTTAATGATAGTCAACTGACCATTAGTGATGAATACATCGATTTCTTTACCACCGGCACCTTGCGCAAACCCCAGTTCGGAACGGATTTCCCGGCCAAACGATTAGTGACGGCCCTGGAGTGGAAGGATCTGGTTGTAGATGACTATACTTCCCGCCAATTGGATGAGCTTCGCATCTGGCTGCAACATGGCCAGACACTTTTTGAGGATTGGGGAATGGCAAAAAAACTAAAGCCCGGTTACAAGGCGCTCTTTCACGGAGCGCCCGGTACCGGGAAAACCCTTACAGCTTCCTTATTGGGCAAGCTGTTTAACCTGGATGTGTATCGTATAGATCTTTCTATGGTGGTGTCGAAATATATTGGTGAAACGGAAAAGAACCTCGAGAAAATTTTTAAAAAAGCAGAAAATAAAAACTGGATCTTGTTTTTCGATGAAGCAGATGCACTGTTTGGTAAACGCACCAATGTCTCGGATGCGCATGATCGGTATGCCAACCAGGAAATAGCTTATTTGCTCACCCGGCTGGAAGATTACCCGGGACTGGTGATTCTGGCGTCCAATATGCGACAGAATGTTGACGAAGCTTTTACAAGGAGGTTGCAATCCATCATTCACTTTCAAAAGCCACAGGCAGGGGAACGCCTGCGGATATGGACGAATGCATTCAGTTCCCAATGTATGCCTCCGGGAAATGAAGAACTGGAGCGCATTGCCCGGCAATATGAGTTGTCCGGCGGATCAATTATGAATGTGGTACAGTATGCATCGTTAATGGCATTAAATCGCAATGATAAAACGGTTACAACAGAAGACATCTTAACAGGGATCAGGAAAGAATTAAAGAAGGATGGGAAAACATTGTAA